Proteins from a single region of Antechinus flavipes isolate AdamAnt ecotype Samford, QLD, Australia chromosome 2, AdamAnt_v2, whole genome shotgun sequence:
- the CHGB gene encoding secretogranin-1: MRPLILLSLLGAMALGAVTSMPVDKGDHIEEMVTHCIVEVLSNALSRPNAPPISLECKKILKKGGQQDKDETENESEKSKFAVRLLRDPTNGETHIPMSLEEENPVEEESKRQMEENTEKLQQDEENKEERGKYQPSFHLHEDQDLKEARKYQPENSNEKEKERVEGGIEKYKKNDHNEEGSKEKPLYEDSREVKNTFLDKRNQATAKITKEFAAKNNRYSVEHPEKTHSRERSSEESEEESESNSNEKRGWEPKNLHGSVESAESEEAAVSEVTKRRLKPRHHHRRYRLDQSFEEGKAHSEERRNTLESEESNEDKDHFWDKRGHYKNNYEDLQEEPSYHEEKGNYHRNSDFDDLQEERSSEEYKDKRRYNEEEEEEKRNHHNRQIEEVRHHYDGENEEGRHFDENNSYYLGEREQEPGVHSTRGNRNDKRYLSERSNIDNERRHPRGKKEQDRSYLDHEKRNNEESDIGKWRQRDEDGENNREETRLQEKQFDVHHAEEKMKRLGIPYSSYYEPFQWKNRHFEEKDRMSDQFPKNEEENRSSLNEKTFFPDYNDYDLWDKKPFVEDMNQEHDEKRSLVTIPKYDLKRQYDRIDELAQLLNYRKKSDEFPEFYNSDEDMRKHQMVRSENGDLGQRPLTEEEEKELENLAAMDLELQKIAEKFSGSQRG, translated from the exons gtgGGCAACAGGACAAagatgaaacagaaaatgaaagtgaaaaatccAAATTTGCAGTAAGATTGTTAAGAGACCCAACTAATGGAGAAACTCATATACCTATGAGTTTGGAGGAGGAAAACCCAGTAGAGGAAGAATCTAAAagacaaatggaagaaaacacagaaaaactCCAGCAGGATgaagagaataaggaagaaagaggaaagtatCAACCAAGTTTTCATCTTCATGAAGACCAAGACCTTAAAGAGGCAAGAAAGTACCAGCCTGAAAAtagcaatgagaaagaaaaagaaagagtggaAGGGGggattgaaaaatataaaaaaaatgatcacaATGAAGAAGGAAGTAAAGAGAAACCTCTCTATGAAGACTCAAGGGAGGTTAAAAATACCTTTCTTGACAAAAGGAACCAAGCCACAGCTAAGATCACCAAAGAgtttgcagccaaaaataacagATATTCTGTGGAACATCCTGAGAAGACACATAGCCGGGAAAGAAGCAGTGAAGAGAGTGAAGAGGAAAGTGAGAGTAATAGTAATGAGAAACGTGGCTGGGAGCCTAAAAACCTACATGGAAGTGTAGAATCAGCTGAAAGCGAAGAGGCTGCTGTCTCTGAAGTGACCAAACGGAGGTTAAAACCTAGACACCATCACAGGAGATATAGACTGGACCAGTCCTTTGAAGAGGGAAAGGCTCActctgaagaaagaagaaacacaCTCGAGTCTGAGGAATCAAATGAAGACAAGGATCATTTCTGGGATAAGAGAGGCCATTACAAAAACAATTATGAAGACCTACAAGAGGAACCAAGTTATCATGAAGAGAAGGGGAATTACCACAGGAATAGTGATTTTGATGATCTTCAGGAAGAAAGGTCAAGTGAAGAATACAAAGATAAGAGGCGGTacaatgaggaagaagaagaagagaaaagaaaccaTCACAACAGACAAATTGAAGAAGTGAGACATCAttatgatggagaaaatgaggaaggaaggcaCTTTGATGAGAATAATAGCTACTATCTTGGAGAAAGGGAACAAGAACCAGGTGTTCATTCCACTCgtggaaatagaaatgataaaaggtATCTCAGTGAAAGAAGCAACATAGACAATGAAAGGAGGCATCCTAGGGGAAAGAAAGAGCAAGACAGAAGCTATTTGGATCatgaaaagagaaacaatgaGGAAAGTGATATAGGAAAATGGCGACAGAGAGATGAAGATGGTGAAAATAATAGAGAAGAAACAAGGcttcaagaaaaacaatttgatgTACATCATgcagaagaaaagatgaagagattaGGGATTCCATACAGTTCTTATTATGAACCCTTCCAGTGGAAGAACAGACATTTTGAGGAAAAGGATAGAATGAGTGATCAGTTTCCcaagaatgaagaggaaaatagatcTAGCCTAAATGAAAAGACTTTTTTCCCTGACTATAATGATTATGACTTATGGGACAAAAAGCCATTTGTAGAAGACATGAATCAGGAGCACGATGAGAAGAGAAGTCTTGTCACCATCCCCAAATATGATCTGAAAAGGCAATATGACAGAATTGATGAACTTGCCCAGCTTCTCAATTACAGAAAGAAGTCTGATGAATTTCCAGAATTCTATAATTCTGATGAAGACATGAGAAAACACCAAATGGTCAGGAGTGAGAATGGTGACCTTGGTCAGAGGCCTCTGACAGAGGAGGAG gagaAGGAACTAGAAAACTTGGCTGCAATGGACCTGGAATTACAGAAAATAGCAGAGAAATTCAGTGGTAGCCAGAGAGGGTGA